In a genomic window of Piliocolobus tephrosceles isolate RC106 chromosome 1, ASM277652v3, whole genome shotgun sequence:
- the PTGFR gene encoding prostaglandin F2-alpha receptor isoform X3, whose amino-acid sequence MSMNNSKQPVSPAAGLLSNTTCQTENRLSVFFSVIFMTVGILSNSLAIAILMKAYQRFRQKSKASFLLLASGLVITDFFGHLINGAIAVFVYASDKDWIRFDQSNVLCSVFGICMVFSGLCPLLLGSVMAIERCIGVTKPIFHSTKITSKHVKMMLSGVCLFAVFIALLPILGHRDYKIQASRTWCFYNTEDIKDWEDRFYLLLFSFLGLLALGVSLLCNAITGITLLRVKFKSQQHRQGRSHHLEMVIQLLAIMCVSCICWSPFLGYRIILNGKEKYKVHEEQSDFLCR is encoded by the exons ATGTCCATGAACAATTCCAAACAGCCAGTGTCTCCTGCAGCTGGGCTTCTTTCAAACACAACCTGCCAGACGGAAAATCGGCTTTCCgtatttttttcagtaatctTCATGACAGTGGGAATCTTGTCAAACAGCCTTGCCATTGCCATTCTCATGAAGGCATATCAGAGATTTAGACAGAAGTCCAAGGCATCGTTTCTGCTTTTGGCTAGTGGCCTGGTAATCACGGACTTCTTTGGCCATCTCATCAATGGAGCCATAGCAGTATTTGTATATGCTTCTGATAAAGACTGGATCCGCTTTGACCAATCAAATGTCCTTTGCAGTGTTTTTGGTATCTGCATGGTGTTTTCTGGTCTGTGCCCACTTCTTCTAGGCAGTGTGATGGCCATTGAGCGGTGTATTGGAGTCACAAAACCAATATTTCATTCTACGAAAATTACATCCAAACATGTGAAAATGATGTTAAGTGGTGTGTGCTTGTTTGCTGTTTTTATAGCTTTGCTGCCCATCCTTGGACATCGAGACTATAAAATTCAGGCGTCGAGGACCTGGTGTTTCTACAACACAGAAGACATCAAAGACTGGGAAGATAGATTTTATCttctactgttttcttttctggggCTCTTAGCCCTTGGTGTTTCATTGTTGTGCAATGCAATCACAGGAATTACACTTTTAAGAGTTAAATTTAAAAGTCAGCAGCACAGACAAGGCAGATCTCATCATTTGGAAATGGTGATCCAGCTCCTGGCGATAATGTGTGTCTCCTGTATTTGTTGGAGTCCATTCCTG GGATACAGAATAATTTTGAATGGGAAAGAGAAATATAAAGTACATGAAGAGCAAAGTGATTTCTTATGTAG